Proteins from a genomic interval of Chanodichthys erythropterus isolate Z2021 chromosome 8, ASM2448905v1, whole genome shotgun sequence:
- the LOC137025157 gene encoding single-pass membrane and coiled-coil domain-containing protein 3-like produces MWSDLFYPDNPKRREELIRKSQEFKDLMKSNFYATNQLIDVMNEQLSCSFQHIEMNEAASLQENCNVMIDCMQKIQEVVEKIDKELKEKLEPTLYEKLLNLSLFPEDFKLVSKVVEGVCGVATVGSTTLGGLLIDKGVILAKITNKFVKIVVGTLASLGLAVVFLGIDMIVEAILGSIERDNLEKAPKEYDDALNEFEPASLEYQYNITYAKVKIEGINK; encoded by the coding sequence ATGTGGAGTGACCTCTTCTACCCTGATAATCCTAAGAGAAGGGAGGAGCTCATCCGCAAAAGTCAAGAGTTTAAAGATCTGATGAAGAGCAACTTCTATGCCACCAACCAACTAATTGATGTTATGAACGAGCAGTTGAGCTGCTCCTTCCAACATATCGAGATGAACGAGGCTGCTTCTCTCCAGGAGAACTGTAATGTGATGATTGACTGCATGCAAAAGATCCAAGAAGTGGTAGAGAAGATTGACAAGGAGCTGAAGGAGAAGCTGGAACCCACCCTGTATGAGAAACTGCTAAACCTGTCTCTGTTTCCAGAAGACTTTAAACTGGTTTCAAAAGTTGTTGAAGGAGTTTGTGGTGTTGCAACTGTGGGATCTACTACTTTAGGTGGTCTTTTGATTGATAAAGGAGTAATTCTggcaaaaataacaaataagtTTGTTAAAATTGTGGTAGGGACATTAGCCAGTCTCGGGTTGGCAGTGGTGTTTTTGGGGATTGACATGATAGTTGAGGCCATTCTTGGGAGCATTGAGCGTGATAACCTTGAGAAGGCCCCGAAAGAGTATGACGACGCTTTGAATGAATTCGAACCAGCGTCTTTAGAATATCAGTATAACATTACCTATGCCAAAGTCAAAATTGagggaataaataaataa